The window CTTTGATATAAGAGTAGCTGTCGCTCGAAAAATCGCAGCTTTGGATGTTGGTACGGGCCAGGGTGTAACCTATTCCCTTATCCTTATCATAGTAAGCGGCTAACAGTTCTTTTTGTTTATCCTTAGGGAGCTTGTAAAAAGTTTCGGCAGAGGCATCTGTGAGCGCGCCGCCAATACCCAGCATGGTTTGAAATGATTTTGCCGGATCAACAAAAACAGATACTTCTGTTTCGCCTGGCTGGGGGCTATCCTGAAACTTTAAGGTTTCGGTAGTTTTAAACCTCATGCCCGGTTCGTTATCAGAAACTATAACACGTACCTTTTTGTTAGCGGTAGAAAACGGCACTTTAACCTGGGCATTTACCGATGGTAACTGTAGCAGGCCAGTTGCTATAAAACAGCCAATTATTACTTTTTTATTCATGGGTTATCTTAATTGGTTTACCGACGGGCAATTAGCCATTAGGGGACTTGGTTCCGGTATCCCAAATTAAGAAAGTTAATTTGAATAATGCAAATATGCACCGCAATAAATAATTGATTTATAGCAATTTATCGGCAGTTTGATACGGTTTAATACCAATAAAACTATTTTAAATATTGCTAATAATCAAACAGTTAAAAATTCGGGAACGATACCGTAAATATGTTTTGATACGCTAAGATACATTTGTGTATTTTATACACTCTGCAAGCCGGATTTTGGCCGCAGTAAATAATTTATTGGCTTTTAAGCTCCTCTTCAATCCGCAGGCTTTCTTTGTGGATGGCGTTCATCAGTTCGGTGATAAAGGTTTCTGAGAGGCCTTCTTTTTTGCCGGCAGCAACAGCTTTTTCAAGCACCTGCTTAAACCTGTCGGCTTGTAATGGCGCTATATTATTCTTGGCTTTGTAAATACCAATCTCCTTAACCACCCGTTCCCGCTGGCCCAGTAGGACTATGAGTTGCTTATCCAGCGAATCAATTTTATTACGGCTTATCTTCAGGGTTTGATCGGTGCTTTTAGGGGTCTCCATCGGTACAGATTGTGCGGTGGCTAAATTGAGGTTAAACAAATACATCAATAACAAAACTCCAAGTCGGGTAAGTATTTTCATAACCCAATTTAATAAAATTAATCTAATTAATTTGAAGATTTGAAAATGGAGGGTCAAAAACCAAGCAAAAATCCTCAAAAAAACTATACAAAACCACACAAATGATGCAAAAAAACACAACTAATTATTACTTTTCAGGTAATAAATAACAACATTTGGATACTTTTCAATAACCCTCATCGATTTAATCAATAGTTACAAAAAAACCGGACAGCCATGCCCGGTTTAGTTTGTAATGATCAACCGAAATCTGGCTACCTGTCGTTATTATGGCCGCGTTTAATCATCTCGTGGACGGCCCTGGCCAAAAACTCTTTTCCGTAATCGTCAAGGTTGGTTTGTTTGCCGCCGCCGTTTATTTCGTAAACAATCTTCCCATTGTCGTTCTCGGCCACCAGGTCATCACTGTTGATACTACAGGATACCGACCCATGGGGCGAAATAGCTTTAATGGCCTTGCCATCCTCGGTAAAGTAGGTTTGGCCGCGGTATTCAATCTTAACGGTTCTGCCATCGGCATTTTCAATAATGGTGGTGTGCCGGCCGCCAAAGCGGCAGGCTGTGGCCAGCAGCATAAGCCCTGCCAGGGCCATAAATTGTTGTATTTTTTTCATGATGATATGTTGTAAGTGTTGCGCTCATCACAAAGCTAATACAAAACACAGTACTATACAATACATAGTACCATATTTATTGAAAATAATTTTTTGCTGGTGATTAATTGCACATGACGTATTCCGGGTTCAAATAAACATTGGCATTGAACGCTGGCAACGACTCACCCGGTCGAGGCTACGCCCGACCACCCTCTCTCCGGCTGACGCCGCAAAGAGGGTTTTAATATTTTTATTAAATTTTCCGATCCCCTCTATGCGACGCAGTCGGAGAGAGGGGCAGACGGGCGAAGCCTCGTCGGGGTGAGTCGTGCCGACATGCGATATGCGTTATTCCCCGCCGCACTCTCCTACACCCTCCCATTCAGCAAATCTTCAATCAAAATACCGTTGATGGTCATACCCGTAATATTACAGTTGGTTATGGCTACGCCTTGCAGGTTGCAGTTGTTGATGGTGCTGTGGCTCAGTTCGCAATCATCAAAGCGCAGGGGGCGTTGTTTGGCTGCGGGGTTGTATGCGGGGTGTCCTTCGGGCGGCATACCAATATTGTGAATGTAGGCGCCGCCAAGCTGCGCGCCTTCAATCTCCAGGTCGCTTAGGTTGGCATTGGTAATCTTAAGTTTGCTCAGGTCAACGTCGTTAAAGCTGGCGTTGCTCATTTTAAGCATTACAAATGTCGATCCATCCAGGTGCGCGTATTTGGCATCAATTACTTTGGTGGTTTCGATGATGTTAACCTTGTCCGGCTGAGTGTTTGAACTTTCCATAATATTTTTTTGTTCATCGAATTTACAAAGGAGTACAACTAATGGCAACGGCCGGCTCAGACATTTTAGCGGTACTTTTGCGACAATTGATGCGTTATAATTTGTTGGATGCTAATATGTACCCACATAAAACTATTTAGTATTCAAAGCGTTAAGCTGAAACAAAGCAATTATGAAACCGATATTTTTTACGTTAACCAACAAGCTAAGGCTGATGGTAATACCCGATACCGAAGCGCACCTGGACGGACACCCGGTAATTAGTTATACCTATAGCCTGTTTATAGACAGGGACAAGGGCCACGAAGAACAAGTTTTAGATAAATTGAGCACCCTGCATTTAGACAAAATTATCGACCCGGATTACTTAGGCTTTGTTGCCTTTGAACAGCCGGCCAACGTTTTCTCCTACACAGCGGGCCAGCACGAATTAAGCATTGCAGAAGTTGAAGAAGTAATTGAACTGCTAACCAAATTCAGGGATAACCCAACCCTTTGGCATCCAATTGACGATATGTAATTAATGCAGCGCCGTTGGCAACCCATCAAGGCTTACCAGGTTTTTTTCTTTTTTATAGGCCTCCAACCCTTCGGCGCCTTTATTGGCGGCCCATTTATAAGCCTGGTCGCGCTCGCCTTCATAGCTGTAGTAGGGTACGCTAAAGCCGCACGATGTTTGCACCTGGTAAACGTTGGCCACAATAATTTGCCGGGTTGATAGCAGGATATCAAAATGCGGGGCCAGCAGCGGCCATTCTTCATCGCCGGGCAGCACGGTATAGCCATTGCCATATAAACGCAGAATATTTGGCGGCCCCTCAAAGGCGCAAAACATAAAAGTGATTCGGCCATTTTCCAGGAGATGGGCCGAAGTTTCGTTACCGCTGCCTATAATATCCATGTAGGCCACCCTGGTTGGCGACAGTACCTTAAAGCTATCTATCCCCTTGGGTGATAAATTAACATGCCCACCGGCAGCAAGCGGCGCCGAGGCTACAAAAAACATTTTTTGCTTTTCAATAAAAGCCTGGTGAGCAGGCTGTATGGTTTCAAAAAATTTTCCCATAGTGGTTTCATTTTTCTTGTCCATCAAATTTAATAAATTATTGCGGCTGCCGTGCGTTTATCTCTTGTCATGCTGACGAAGGAAGCATCTATTAATGAACTTTTTTACCACCGGAAAACAAAGGAAATAATTTCGTCCTTACGTACCGGGCATTTTTGTCTTGATTCTTAATTCTTTCCCTGCCGTTGCCTGCGGCCCGCGCTTTACACTCATACGCGCACAAGGCATTAGGCGCTTGGCCGGTATCCGTTTCAATCGTTATCGGGGGTTTCGGGGAATTGAGGGGAGATTTACTACAAAATATTGATTTGCATGTTGCGAATATGTGAGACGTATGCACCAACTTGGAGTTCGGATAAGGTTGACATGATGACGCGCATCATACTTTTGGAAGAACGCTGATCTTTGGACAGTTTTTACAATTTCGCCAAATGCCCATCGGCAACTACCCATGCAACTTTTAAAAATGGATCAATTTACTTGGCCGCGGTTGACCACCTTGATTACTGTAAACTCAAAAGGGACCGCCTTCTCAAAATTTTGGGTAGCGAGCTGCCGGTAAAATTCGTCAAATTCCTTGACTGCCACACTGCTTGACGTATCCAGGTTGTTCAAGAAATCGCCAAATGCTTCATAACTGCCGAAAATTGTTTTAATGATACCACTAATATACATGTGGTCATTGACAAAGGGTGGAAAATCAATGATCACAGGGAGAAATGCATCTATGTGTTTGGTAATGGTCGCGATCATAATTTGATTGGCTTCCACCGGGTAAATAGTATCGCTACGATAGACACTTCCGCCGGTTGGTGTCCATTCTTTGTAGGAGCAGGCGTGATAAAGGTGCCAAAGATTATAATCCCAAGCTTTAAAGTTTTGTGTATAATCGTAAAACAGTTTTTGCACTATTTTTAGGCGTTCCTGTTTATGGATTGGAAATGAGTCATCAGAGCTTTTATTCAGGTGTTCCAAAAAGGTGCTATCGAATGAATAGGGTGATGTTGCCCCATCTAAAAGGCGCCGCAAAAATGTTGCATATTCATCCGACTTGCCATCATAAAATTGTTTGGAAATCCGTTTTTTATCGTCACTTAATAAGTCGGCAAGCTGGCGATTTTCGAAGCCATACTGGGCATCATTATCAGGCTGTCGTGCGAAGTAAAAGATACCTTCAACTGTCGTTTCGAAACGTTTGCGGTTTTTGAAGGTTTTGATTTGCAAGAACCTGCGTAGTACTTCAAAATTTAGTTTTTCCCTGTTCCATTCATCGATTTGTGTTTTAAGCTGTGGGAAATCGCTTTCAATGGCTTTAAGGAATTCGGCTTCTGAAAGCTTGCCTTCCAGTACGCTATAGGAGAAATATAGCTCGAATCGGCTGGGATGTACGACAGAAAGATGACTGCGAAAACGGGCTGTTAACATACTGACGCCAAACAGACCATCGATCAGATCGATTATTGGTGCAATCTCATGCTGCTCAACAGATAGCCGGGACGCGTTTTGCTGGACAAACAATTCAAATTCGCTGTGTTCATTAGTGAGATAAAATGGCTCCCCGCGCTTGTCACTGATGGTTTTAAGCTGATAGCCATCGGTACCATTATGCTTATCAGAAATATGTAGAAATGTGCCTGAGCGGCGATAAAACGCTTCGTAGACCGAAGGGTATTTGAGCCGGAGGATTTCCAGGCGCACAAATTCTGAAAATACGACCTCGGTTAACAACATATCCAGGTTTAGCTTGATGCCATTGCTAAGCCGGGTAACATCGCGCAGCGTTTCGATCCATCCTTCGAAGTAATTGGGGTAAGCTGACGGGGTGCCCACAATTTCTTTCTCGATGTTTTCATGGTAATCTTCAGAGTAATAAGCCTTGAGCAGGTCAGCCAATTTTCGCTGAATGATAGCAGGGTCGAAATAAGGCAGGTTAACTTCGATCTGAAATATCTTTTCTAAAAAGTGATTGTGGTTAAATGCGTTCATTGCTTTAATGGCCGTGAGTACGTAATCGCGGTCATAAGCAACAATAAAAAATGTGTTGCTGAAACTCGCCGTGTTACGAATGAGCCTGATCACTTCAGCGATCTCCTCCTTATCCAGTCGATCGAGGTCGTCAATGTAAATAATGATCTTACGATCAATGGCTTTGATTTCCTTATTAATCTGGTCGTACAGATCATTGAGAGATTGTTCAGGTAAGATAACGCTTTTCAGTTCCTTTGCAAACTTCCCCCAACCTTCGCTATGCAGACTGATCAGTTTATCGGTATAGGTATCCAGTAACTTAGGCAGCTGCGAGTGATAGGGCCGGGTCGCCCGTTGCACGGTATCGAAAAAGTCTTTAATGATAGCATTGGGGCTGAGCGAGTTCCAAGGGTTAAAGTCGATAACAATGATGGGAGACGTAACCATTTTTCGTTTCAACAAATCGAAAAAAGATGTCTTGCCGCTACCCCACCGTCCGTTGATACCGATTGCGATAGCCTTTTCAGGACGGCTTTGTTCAACCCGGGTAGCGAGTGACTGAACATAGGGTTCATAACCTAATAGGTCAGGCTTTTGTTTCCCAAGCGAACTGTCATCATCAAACCCTTTGCCGGCAATCAGCGGCTTCTTGGCGAAAAGCTGCCGTATTAATAAAATAGCGTTGAGGAAAGCGATCTCTATAATAATGTCTGTATAATAGATGTCCTGATGGCCTTTTAGCGGGTGCAAGATCCAAACATCTTGATAATGTCGGTAGTATAAATAGATCAGGCTGATGATTACCTGTATCAGGAAAGCTTTAGCTGAAGGAACAAAGCTGATGATGCGTGAAAGGAATAGCAATAACAAATAAACCGCAATAAGCCAAAAGATTATGTTGTCGATATCAGTTGAGGCCACTTTTGACAGAACGGGCGTAACGATGAGCAGGCTGGTAACTTCCTCGATGGGTTTGTGTAGTACTATCAGTAATATAAGCGGCAACCCATAGCTCAAAGCCGTTTTATGGGTAAGCGCCTGTCGTATACTGATCAGCCAGGTAAGATAATTTGATGACGTAGTTGTCTTGTTCATGGCAAGGTTGACCAGGTTGTTTTCCTGTAAATGTAAAAATAATCGACTTAATTATAATTCGGATAGTCATTACTTTAACATCACAAAATCGATGAGGTCTATTTGACGTTCTATGGGCTTGATAAACTGCCTGACGTCTTCTGCAAAGTAGAAGAGGTGATCGGTAGCCCGGCTATGACGAATGTCGCGGCGAACAGTGCCGGCAAACTCAGGGGAGCTTGACGCATACCGGGTTTTACAGGCTATAGCGTTTGCAAGACAAAGCCCCCGTTGTTCGAAGTCTCTGACTACCCCGCTTTCCATAAAGTTCTGTTGTTCGAATGTATCCGACTTCGAACTCCTATGTCTATCGTCTCCTGTCTACAGGATACCCAAACAATCAACTCAATAATACCGCCAATATCTGCAGAATTGAGATGCACTTAAATATATACAATCTTCGGTCGGGTAAACCAAACTACAGGCACAGAGGTTCGAAGTCGGAGACATTCGAACAGCAGAAGACTACGGACAACTGGGGAAATATTGCAAATAAAAAAGACCCTTTCGGGCCTTTCTTATTTCAATTAGTGTTGCTGTTGTTGAGGATGAGCCTGGCCCTGGCCATATTGGTTCTGTACCTGAACAGCACGCTGCTGCTGCTGTGACTGCATTAACGCTAAACCTGCTAACTGCGAAGCCATTTGGTTACCAATCTGCGACTGACCCTGCGCATAGCCATTTTGATTTTGCAACTGCTGTTGATATTGCTGCTGTTGTTGTTGAGCCTGAATTTGCTGCATTTGCAATTGCTGCTGCCGACCGTATTGCTGATATTGCTGTTGCTGGATTTGCTGCTGCCGTTGCTGTTGCTGCTGTTGTTGCTGGACATGGGCTTGCTGGGCGGCCTGCTGAGCGACCTGCAATTGCTGCAATGCCTGCATCGACTGCTGTATTTGTTGCTGCTGCTGTTGATTTAAAGGTTGCTGCTGCTGCTGCTGAGCCATAGACTTTAAAGCCAGCAAAGCAACTAACGACGCGGATAATATGATCTTTTTCATTTTTTTTAAGCTTTATTAGTTATCAGTATTTTTTTTAAGCAGCCTCCGGGGAGGCTGCTCCGGTATTAATGATGGTCGTGATCAGGCGCATCATGATGTTCATGCTCCTGGTGCTCCGACCGATCAGCATGATCTGAATGATCGGCATGCTCCGAGTGATCTGAATGCTCTACCTGACGACCATTCACCTCGCGGGTACCATCAGGGTGATCGATAATAGTAGTTGTCCTATTAGTGTCGTGATCACGGATGATCGTATTTCGGTCACCATTGGCCGAGGTAAAGGTTTCCCTTACCGAGCGGCCATTTTGATCACGGCCAACGTCTACCCTGGAGCCACCCGTGCCGTTGTAATGATCGCGGGCGAATTCTGCCTGTGATCGTTCCTGGGCAGACACGTCTGCCCTTTGTGCAAATGCTGCTGAACCCGCCAGCAGCAATAATGCTGCGATTATTAACTTTTTCATGTTTGGTTGATTAATTACCGCCTTTTACGGTAAGATTTTTATATTAATTTATTAAATAATAGTCAATAATATCTACTTATACATATTTCAATATGTATTTATTTAAGGTATGTTAAAAAATGAAGCTGGTGTTATTTGCTATTCAAATCATCAATGCTTTTTATCCAAAACGGCCATCTTTTGACCGAATGGAACTGGCTAATGCCTTGGTGCCCGTCCTTCCTCCGAACCTTGCCGGGAAAGACATTTTCAAATCCCGATTATCGCTATCGTTATTTTCGCCTCGACGGTAAAAATTCCCGGCAAAAAAACCAATTAAATTGCGTAATTCGCAGATTTTAAGATAATTGAAAACTAAAGTTTTCATGACTTGATAAATTTAACAGACCTAAAAGAAATTGATTAACAAAAATTAGAAGCTTGGATCGGGTGTAGTTTTTAGAAACTATAAATAGTTCCTCGATCCATTTGGTCCGGAGTAGACGGCATATCAAATCCCGTCATACCGGTACTCCAGCCATGTAGGACCGGATTGGTATTAAAGGTGATCGATTTTGCCATTTGTTTAATTGTTTTTTGTTGATGCAATAATAAGTAGTAAAACTGAAATCTCAAAATTTATTTTTATTTTTTTT is drawn from Mucilaginibacter ginsenosidivorax and contains these coding sequences:
- a CDS encoding chorismate mutase translates to MKILTRLGVLLLMYLFNLNLATAQSVPMETPKSTDQTLKISRNKIDSLDKQLIVLLGQRERVVKEIGIYKAKNNIAPLQADRFKQVLEKAVAAGKKEGLSETFITELMNAIHKESLRIEEELKSQ
- a CDS encoding pentapeptide repeat-containing protein; amino-acid sequence: MESSNTQPDKVNIIETTKVIDAKYAHLDGSTFVMLKMSNASFNDVDLSKLKITNANLSDLEIEGAQLGGAYIHNIGMPPEGHPAYNPAAKQRPLRFDDCELSHSTINNCNLQGVAITNCNITGMTINGILIEDLLNGRV
- a CDS encoding pyridoxamine 5'-phosphate oxidase family protein; protein product: MDKKNETTMGKFFETIQPAHQAFIEKQKMFFVASAPLAAGGHVNLSPKGIDSFKVLSPTRVAYMDIIGSGNETSAHLLENGRITFMFCAFEGPPNILRLYGNGYTVLPGDEEWPLLAPHFDILLSTRQIIVANVYQVQTSCGFSVPYYSYEGERDQAYKWAANKGAEGLEAYKKEKNLVSLDGLPTALH
- a CDS encoding KAP family P-loop NTPase fold protein, whose product is MSYGLPLILLIVLHKPIEEVTSLLIVTPVLSKVASTDIDNIIFWLIAVYLLLLFLSRIISFVPSAKAFLIQVIISLIYLYYRHYQDVWILHPLKGHQDIYYTDIIIEIAFLNAILLIRQLFAKKPLIAGKGFDDDSSLGKQKPDLLGYEPYVQSLATRVEQSRPEKAIAIGINGRWGSGKTSFFDLLKRKMVTSPIIVIDFNPWNSLSPNAIIKDFFDTVQRATRPYHSQLPKLLDTYTDKLISLHSEGWGKFAKELKSVILPEQSLNDLYDQINKEIKAIDRKIIIYIDDLDRLDKEEIAEVIRLIRNTASFSNTFFIVAYDRDYVLTAIKAMNAFNHNHFLEKIFQIEVNLPYFDPAIIQRKLADLLKAYYSEDYHENIEKEIVGTPSAYPNYFEGWIETLRDVTRLSNGIKLNLDMLLTEVVFSEFVRLEILRLKYPSVYEAFYRRSGTFLHISDKHNGTDGYQLKTISDKRGEPFYLTNEHSEFELFVQQNASRLSVEQHEIAPIIDLIDGLFGVSMLTARFRSHLSVVHPSRFELYFSYSVLEGKLSEAEFLKAIESDFPQLKTQIDEWNREKLNFEVLRRFLQIKTFKNRKRFETTVEGIFYFARQPDNDAQYGFENRQLADLLSDDKKRISKQFYDGKSDEYATFLRRLLDGATSPYSFDSTFLEHLNKSSDDSFPIHKQERLKIVQKLFYDYTQNFKAWDYNLWHLYHACSYKEWTPTGGSVYRSDTIYPVEANQIMIATITKHIDAFLPVIIDFPPFVNDHMYISGIIKTIFGSYEAFGDFLNNLDTSSSVAVKEFDEFYRQLATQNFEKAVPFEFTVIKVVNRGQVN